A stretch of the Azorhizobium caulinodans ORS 571 genome encodes the following:
- a CDS encoding NAD-dependent succinate-semialdehyde dehydrogenase, whose product MAYASTNPFTAEVLQTFPNATDAEVVAAIDAAHAAFLGWRETSFAYRARILQNAADLLRRDVDGYARLLTLEMGKLFSEAKGEVELSARIFEYYVQNAERLLEPEPLPVADPAEGKAVLVCEPLGVLLAIEPWNFPYYQIARIIAPQLSAGNTVLLKHASNVPQSAAAFERLMLEAGLPKGAFRNLYATRAQIELILNDPRVHGVALTGSEGAGAEVASVAGKALKKSTMELGGADAFVVLKDADLAKTVKWAVFGRHWNGGQVCVSSKRMIIVDEVYDAFFEQYKAGVAGLKAGDPFDAQTTLAPLSSQGAADEVKQKIQEAVAHGATAIEVGAPVPNQGAFVQPTILTNITEDNPARYWEFFGPVSMLFRAKDEDDAVRIANDSPFGLGGSVFTSDTKHGAEVAKRISTGMVFVNHPTMVKADLPFGGIRRSGYGRELLGLGLKEFVNHKLIDVVDIDAPF is encoded by the coding sequence ATGGCTTACGCAAGCACCAATCCCTTCACCGCCGAGGTCCTCCAGACCTTTCCCAACGCCACCGATGCCGAGGTGGTGGCGGCCATCGACGCCGCCCATGCCGCATTCCTGGGCTGGCGCGAGACGTCCTTCGCCTATCGCGCCCGCATCCTCCAGAACGCCGCCGACCTGCTGCGTCGCGATGTGGACGGCTATGCCCGCCTGCTGACGCTGGAGATGGGCAAGCTCTTCTCCGAGGCGAAGGGCGAGGTGGAACTCTCCGCCCGCATCTTTGAATATTATGTCCAGAATGCCGAGCGTCTGCTCGAGCCCGAGCCGCTGCCCGTGGCCGATCCGGCGGAAGGGAAGGCTGTTCTGGTCTGCGAGCCGCTTGGGGTGCTGCTGGCCATCGAGCCGTGGAACTTCCCCTACTACCAGATCGCCCGCATCATCGCGCCGCAGCTCTCGGCGGGGAATACCGTCCTGCTGAAGCACGCCTCCAACGTGCCCCAGAGCGCCGCCGCCTTCGAGCGTCTGATGCTGGAGGCCGGACTGCCGAAGGGCGCCTTCCGCAACCTTTACGCCACCCGCGCGCAGATTGAGCTCATCCTCAACGATCCGCGTGTCCATGGCGTTGCCCTCACCGGCTCGGAAGGGGCGGGTGCGGAGGTGGCGTCCGTTGCTGGCAAGGCGCTCAAGAAATCCACCATGGAGCTTGGCGGCGCCGACGCCTTCGTCGTGCTTAAGGATGCGGACCTTGCCAAGACGGTGAAATGGGCGGTCTTCGGCCGCCACTGGAACGGCGGGCAGGTGTGCGTCTCGTCCAAGCGCATGATCATCGTGGACGAGGTCTATGACGCCTTCTTCGAGCAGTACAAGGCGGGTGTCGCGGGCCTGAAGGCGGGCGATCCCTTCGATGCGCAGACGACGCTCGCGCCCCTGTCTTCGCAGGGGGCCGCGGACGAGGTGAAGCAGAAGATCCAGGAGGCGGTCGCCCATGGCGCCACCGCCATCGAGGTGGGCGCGCCGGTGCCGAACCAGGGCGCCTTCGTGCAGCCCACCATCCTCACCAACATCACCGAGGACAATCCGGCCCGCTACTGGGAGTTCTTCGGTCCCGTCTCCATGCTCTTCCGCGCCAAGGACGAGGACGATGCGGTGCGCATCGCCAACGACTCGCCCTTCGGTCTCGGCGGCTCGGTCTTCACGTCCGATACCAAGCATGGCGCGGAAGTTGCGAAGCGCATCTCCACCGGCATGGTGTTCGTGAACCACCCTACCATGGTGAAGGCGGACCTGCCTTTCGGCGGCATCCGCCGCTCGGGCTATGGGCGCGAACTCCTTGGTCTCGGGCTCAAGGAGTTCGTCAACCACAAGCTCATCGACGTGGTGGACATCGACGCGCCCTTCTGA
- a CDS encoding TRAP transporter permease — protein MEHGLPPGFGTGFKGTLLFWIAIAFSAYQLFVSTYAILPSQVIRALHVGFLCLISAALIANHRSTNKATLALGWGLGLIGFGTGLYQWIFYNDLILRAGEISQADFVMGIALIVVVFVISWQMMGAALPLICGAFLLYGLFGQYLPAPLDHRGYSLEQIVEQMSFGTEGIYGTPIAVSATYIFLFVLFGTFLERAGMIQLFNDIALGLFGRARGGPAKVAVFSSALMGTISGSGVANVVTVGQFTIPLMKRFGYSASFAGGVEATASMGGQIMPPVMGAVAFIMAETIGVPYATIVKAAIIPAILYFASAFWMVHLEAGKHGLVGIPKDRVPRVIPALRRGWYLLLPLAVLVYLLFAGYTPLFAGAVGLALTVVLILGQSLAGEAGKPALRLAFWILIGLVCASFFQFGVMVIVGLVLALIVVNGITRGGRATLALCRDGLAEGARQALPVGMACAIVGTVIGVLTLTGTATIFGGWVVSIGKETLWLSLLLTIVTSIILGTGIPTIPTYIITASLAAPAMLSLGVPLIVSHMFVFYYGIIADLTPPVALAALAAAPIAKASPDAIGWQACRIALAGFLIPVMAVYEPTLMLQQGGEIAAHYGYWVEVAYVFTKACIVIGLLGAIAIGWLFGPLGLIERIVAGLAALLFVAAVPMSDISGFALLAVFLGWHLLQVRRAPPRPV, from the coding sequence ATGGAACATGGCCTGCCGCCCGGCTTCGGCACGGGCTTCAAGGGCACGCTGCTGTTCTGGATCGCCATCGCCTTCTCGGCCTACCAGCTCTTCGTCTCCACCTATGCCATCCTGCCCAGCCAGGTGATCCGCGCGCTGCACGTGGGCTTCCTGTGCCTCATCTCGGCGGCGCTCATCGCCAACCACCGCTCGACGAACAAGGCGACGCTGGCGCTCGGCTGGGGGCTGGGGCTCATCGGCTTCGGCACCGGGCTCTACCAGTGGATCTTCTATAACGACCTGATCCTGCGGGCCGGCGAGATCTCGCAGGCCGATTTCGTGATGGGCATCGCGCTCATCGTGGTGGTGTTCGTCATCTCCTGGCAGATGATGGGGGCGGCCCTGCCGCTCATCTGCGGCGCCTTCCTGCTCTATGGTCTGTTCGGCCAGTATCTGCCCGCCCCGCTCGACCATCGCGGCTATTCGCTGGAGCAGATCGTGGAGCAGATGTCCTTCGGCACGGAGGGCATCTACGGCACGCCCATCGCGGTCTCCGCCACCTACATCTTCCTCTTCGTCCTGTTCGGCACGTTCCTGGAGCGGGCCGGCATGATCCAGCTCTTCAACGACATCGCGCTGGGCCTCTTCGGGCGCGCGCGGGGCGGGCCGGCGAAGGTGGCGGTCTTCTCCTCCGCCCTCATGGGCACCATTTCCGGCTCGGGCGTCGCCAATGTGGTGACGGTCGGCCAGTTCACCATCCCGCTGATGAAGCGCTTCGGCTATTCCGCCTCCTTCGCGGGCGGGGTGGAGGCCACCGCCTCCATGGGCGGGCAGATCATGCCGCCGGTGATGGGGGCGGTGGCCTTCATCATGGCCGAGACCATCGGCGTGCCTTACGCCACCATCGTAAAGGCCGCCATCATCCCGGCCATCCTCTATTTCGCCTCCGCCTTCTGGATGGTGCATCTGGAAGCCGGCAAGCACGGCCTCGTCGGCATCCCGAAGGACAGGGTGCCGCGCGTGATCCCGGCGCTGCGGCGCGGCTGGTATCTGCTGCTGCCGCTCGCCGTGCTCGTCTATCTGCTGTTCGCGGGCTACACGCCTTTGTTCGCCGGCGCCGTAGGCCTCGCGCTCACCGTGGTGCTCATCCTCGGCCAGAGCCTTGCCGGCGAAGCGGGAAAGCCCGCGCTACGCCTCGCCTTCTGGATCCTCATCGGGCTCGTGTGCGCCAGCTTCTTCCAGTTCGGCGTCATGGTCATCGTCGGCCTCGTGCTGGCGCTCATCGTCGTGAACGGGATCACCCGCGGCGGGCGGGCGACGCTGGCGCTCTGCCGTGACGGGCTGGCGGAAGGTGCCCGGCAGGCGCTGCCCGTGGGCATGGCCTGCGCCATCGTCGGCACGGTCATCGGCGTGCTCACGCTCACCGGCACGGCGACGATCTTCGGCGGCTGGGTGGTGTCCATCGGCAAGGAGACGCTGTGGCTCTCGCTGCTGCTGACCATCGTCACCAGCATCATCCTCGGCACCGGCATCCCGACGATCCCCACCTACATCATCACCGCCTCGCTGGCGGCGCCCGCCATGCTCTCGCTGGGCGTGCCGCTGATCGTCAGCCACATGTTCGTCTTCTATTACGGCATCATCGCCGACCTGACGCCGCCTGTGGCCCTCGCCGCCCTCGCCGCGGCGCCCATCGCCAAGGCCTCGCCCGATGCCATCGGCTGGCAAGCCTGCCGCATCGCGCTCGCCGGCTTTCTCATTCCGGTGATGGCTGTCTACGAGCCGACCCTCATGCTCCAGCAGGGCGGCGAGATCGCTGCCCATTACGGCTACTGGGTCGAGGTAGCCTACGTGTTCACCAAGGCCTGCATCGTCATCGGGCTGCTGGGGGCCATCGCCATCGGCTGGCTGTTCGGACCGCTCGGCCTCATCGAGCGCATCGTCGCGGGGCTGGCGGCGCTGCTTTTCGTCGCCGCCGTGCCCATGTCGGACATTTCCGGCTTCGCGCTCCTCGCCGTCTTCCTCGGCTGGCACCTGCTCCAGGTGCGGCGCGCGCCGCCGCGTCCGGTGTGA
- a CDS encoding TAXI family TRAP transporter solute-binding subunit yields MRKLALAALAAVFALSPLAARADFINILTGGTSGVYYPLGVAISKIVSDKVPGARPSVQATKASVENLILIQQGKGEIGFTLADSLADGWAGKEDAGFKTPLKKVRALAAIYPNYIQIVASKDSGIKSIADLKGKRLSVGAPKSGTELNARAILNAAGLKYEDLGKVEYLPFAESVELMKNRQLDATLQSAGLGVASIKDLATSVEINVVEIPASVVEKVGTPYLKASIPAGTYTGQDKDVPTAAVPNFLVVREDMKEGDVYAITKAIFENLPELQAAHVAAKSISLKDAMKGSPVPFHPGAEKYFKEQGVTP; encoded by the coding sequence TTGAGAAAACTCGCGCTTGCTGCGCTTGCAGCCGTTTTCGCCCTCTCCCCGCTTGCGGCGCGGGCAGACTTCATCAACATCCTGACAGGCGGCACATCGGGCGTTTACTATCCGCTCGGCGTCGCCATCTCGAAGATCGTCTCGGACAAGGTGCCGGGCGCCCGCCCCTCCGTGCAGGCCACCAAGGCCTCGGTGGAGAATCTCATCCTCATCCAGCAGGGCAAGGGCGAGATCGGGTTCACGCTCGCCGACAGCCTCGCGGACGGCTGGGCGGGCAAGGAGGACGCCGGCTTCAAGACGCCGCTCAAGAAGGTGCGCGCGCTGGCGGCCATCTATCCCAACTACATCCAGATCGTCGCGTCCAAGGACAGCGGCATCAAGAGCATCGCCGATCTGAAGGGCAAGCGCCTCTCGGTGGGTGCGCCGAAGTCCGGCACGGAGCTCAATGCCCGCGCCATCCTGAATGCCGCCGGCCTCAAATATGAGGATCTCGGCAAGGTGGAATATCTGCCCTTCGCCGAATCCGTGGAGCTGATGAAAAACCGCCAGCTCGACGCCACGCTCCAGTCCGCCGGCCTCGGCGTTGCTTCCATCAAGGATCTCGCCACCTCCGTGGAGATCAACGTGGTGGAGATTCCGGCGAGCGTCGTGGAGAAAGTGGGCACGCCCTATCTGAAGGCCTCCATTCCCGCCGGCACCTATACCGGGCAGGACAAGGACGTGCCGACCGCCGCCGTGCCGAACTTCCTCGTGGTGCGCGAGGACATGAAGGAGGGTGATGTCTATGCCATCACCAAGGCCATCTTCGAGAACCTGCCGGAGTTGCAGGCGGCCCATGTGGCGGCGAAGTCCATCTCCCTTAAAGATGCCATGAAGGGGTCTCCCGTGCCCTTCCATCCGGGCGCCGAGAAATACTTCAAGGAGCAGGGCGTCACGCCCTGA
- a CDS encoding glycerate kinase type-2 family protein → MPSDRDILLALFDAALNAAVPEGKFEGRLPEPPKGRTIVIGAGKASARMARAFEAAWGRPCEGLIVTRYGHGCETQHIEIVEAAHPVPDQAGLDAARRILELARSAGPDDLVVCLMSGGASALLTLPAEGLTLADKQALNKQLLKSGAPIGIMNRVRKSVSAIKGGRLAAAIAPARAVTYLISDVPGDDPAAIGSGPTIPEASDPEEVLRLMRAWGIEASPELEAVIRANVVSGEALPGQEVHMIATPLMALQAAEAKARDFGLTPLILGDAIEGEAREAANVFAGISRSAATHGLPVKAPCVLLSGGETTVTVRGKGRGGRNVEFLLALALALKGEAGLSAIACDTDGVDGTEDNAGAWFDAAILEEARAKGLSADAFLANNDGYSFFAALDRLVVTGPTLTNVNDFRAILIR, encoded by the coding sequence ATGCCGTCCGATCGGGACATCCTGCTCGCCCTGTTCGATGCCGCGCTGAATGCCGCCGTGCCCGAGGGCAAGTTCGAGGGCCGCCTGCCGGAGCCGCCGAAGGGGCGCACCATCGTGATCGGCGCCGGCAAGGCGTCCGCCCGCATGGCGCGGGCCTTCGAGGCGGCGTGGGGACGGCCCTGCGAGGGCCTGATCGTGACCCGCTACGGCCATGGCTGCGAGACGCAGCATATCGAGATTGTGGAAGCCGCCCATCCGGTGCCCGATCAGGCCGGGCTCGATGCCGCACGTCGCATTCTGGAACTCGCCCGCTCCGCGGGACCGGATGATCTCGTGGTGTGCCTCATGTCCGGCGGCGCCTCGGCGCTTCTGACGCTGCCGGCCGAGGGGCTGACGCTGGCTGACAAGCAGGCGCTGAACAAGCAGCTTCTGAAGTCCGGCGCGCCCATCGGCATCATGAACCGGGTGCGCAAGTCCGTCTCCGCCATCAAGGGCGGGCGGCTGGCAGCCGCCATCGCGCCCGCGCGGGCCGTGACCTATCTCATCTCCGACGTGCCGGGGGACGACCCCGCGGCCATCGGCTCCGGCCCCACTATTCCCGAGGCCTCGGACCCGGAAGAGGTGCTGCGCCTCATGCGGGCCTGGGGCATCGAGGCGAGCCCGGAGCTTGAGGCCGTCATCCGCGCCAATGTGGTCTCCGGCGAGGCCCTGCCCGGGCAGGAGGTGCACATGATCGCGACCCCGCTCATGGCGCTTCAGGCGGCGGAAGCCAAAGCCCGCGACTTCGGTCTCACCCCTCTCATTCTCGGGGACGCCATCGAGGGCGAGGCGCGCGAGGCGGCGAACGTCTTCGCCGGCATCTCCCGCTCGGCGGCCACCCATGGCCTGCCGGTGAAGGCGCCCTGCGTGCTGCTCTCGGGCGGCGAGACCACCGTCACGGTGCGCGGCAAGGGGCGCGGCGGGCGCAATGTGGAGTTCCTGCTGGCGCTCGCCCTCGCGCTGAAGGGCGAGGCCGGTCTCAGCGCCATCGCCTGCGACACGGACGGGGTGGACGGCACGGAGGACAATGCGGGGGCGTGGTTCGACGCGGCCATTCTGGAAGAGGCCCGCGCCAAGGGCCTCTCGGCCGATGCCTTCCTCGCCAACAATGACGGCTACAGCTTCTTCGCGGCGCTGGACCGGTTGGTGGTGACGGGGCCGACACTGACCAACGTCAACGACTTCCGCGCCATCCTCATTCGCTGA
- a CDS encoding GNAT family N-acetyltransferase yields MSDERAPGIIRKLWPGEVQIFREHLLRLDTETRRSRFGSAVSDEFITHYSERVFRSGSVVHGCFVDGVLRAAAELYPFSEILPTEGEAAFSVEAAFQNLGLGTLLMSRTVLCARNRGIRTLHMSCLARNRRMQQIARKFDADFTFETDEVVAQLKAPFPTLASLTREATADAQGMAGALFQAQWTAGQRMLSLVLSPTGA; encoded by the coding sequence ATGAGCGACGAGCGCGCACCGGGCATCATCCGCAAGCTGTGGCCCGGCGAAGTTCAGATCTTCCGTGAGCATCTCCTGCGCCTGGACACCGAGACCCGCCGCAGCCGTTTCGGCTCCGCCGTCAGCGACGAGTTCATCACCCATTATTCCGAACGGGTGTTCCGCTCCGGCTCCGTGGTTCATGGCTGCTTCGTGGACGGCGTGCTCCGCGCCGCTGCCGAGCTTTATCCCTTCTCCGAAATCCTGCCGACGGAAGGCGAGGCTGCCTTCAGCGTCGAGGCCGCGTTCCAGAATCTGGGTCTCGGCACTTTGCTCATGAGCCGCACCGTGCTGTGCGCCCGCAACCGTGGCATCCGCACGCTGCACATGAGCTGCCTCGCCCGCAACCGCCGCATGCAGCAGATCGCCCGCAAGTTCGACGCCGACTTCACCTTCGAGACCGATGAAGTGGTGGCGCAGCTGAAGGCGCCCTTCCCGACGCTCGCCTCACTCACCCGCGAGGCCACGGCCGATGCGCAGGGCATGGCCGGCGCGCTGTTCCAGGCCCAGTGGACCGCCGGCCAGCGCATGCTGAGCCTGGTGCTGAGCCCCACCGGGGCCTGA
- a CDS encoding DMT family transporter: protein MTYALLFVAIVAEVIATSALKAAEGFTRLVPSLIVIVGYGVAFVCLSLTLKTIPVGIAYATWSGVGIVLVAGVGWALYGQSLDLAGAVGLGLIIAGVLIVNLVSKTAVH from the coding sequence ATGACCTATGCGCTGCTGTTCGTGGCCATCGTCGCCGAAGTCATCGCCACCTCGGCGCTCAAGGCAGCCGAGGGCTTCACCCGGCTGGTGCCGAGCCTGATCGTCATCGTCGGATATGGCGTGGCGTTCGTCTGCCTGTCGCTGACGCTGAAGACGATTCCGGTGGGCATCGCCTATGCCACATGGTCGGGCGTCGGCATCGTGCTGGTGGCCGGCGTGGGCTGGGCGCTCTACGGCCAGAGCCTCGATCTTGCCGGCGCGGTGGGCCTCGGGCTCATCATCGCCGGCGTCCTAATCGTCAATCTGGTATCGAAGACGGCGGTGCACTGA
- a CDS encoding transketolase has protein sequence MVTTAQELEILAELERKALWLASWTIHNANHLRPSTDGLKVGGHQASSASLATIMTALYFHTLRPQDRVAVKPHASPIFHAIQYLLGAQTREKLEAFRAYKGAQSYPSRTKDTDDVDFSTGSVGLGVAQTLFASLAQDYVRAHGLTDRPEGRMIALVGDAELDEGNVFEALLEGWKHDVRNTWWIVDYNRQSLDAVVREGLYERFIGIFEAMGWQVVVLKYGSLQQAAFREPGGEKLRHWIDTCPNGEYSALTFQGGAAWRKRLMDDLGDQGDVTRLVEARSDAELSALMTNLGGHDLPTILDAFDGIDHDRPVCFLCYTVKGFGLPLAGHKDNHAGLMTPTQMDTLRAAMNIRAGHEWDRFEGLTLPPATLERFLKDVPFRREGTRRYSDAALAVPSIAPPPNASLSTQAGFGLILQDLARGDSALASRIVTTSPDVTVSTNLGPWVNRRGLFAQRELADVFKRERIPSTFNWEFSPDGQHMELGIAEMNLFLMLSALGLSHSLFGARLIPVGTLYDPFICRGLDALNYACYQDARFILVATPSGITLAPEGGAHQSIATPLIGMSQDGLAAFEPAFVDELAVLVEFAFDYVQRDGGGPDEARNWLRDETGGSVYFRLSTRALEQPRRAFTQTQKRHMVDGAYWLREPGPNAEVVIAVQGALAPEAIEAVGLIAEDRRDVGLLMVTSADRLNAGWTAASRAREQGHYSAESHVERLLAPLPRHCGLVSVIDGHPATLGWLGSVMGHRQRALGVEHFGQTGSLQDLYRHHGVDAAAIVSAAQAIAPGRPMRHLRALG, from the coding sequence ATCGTGACCACGGCGCAAGAGCTGGAGATCCTCGCCGAACTGGAGCGCAAGGCGCTCTGGCTCGCCAGCTGGACCATCCACAATGCCAACCACCTGCGCCCCTCCACGGATGGCCTCAAGGTGGGCGGGCATCAGGCGTCCTCCGCCTCGCTCGCCACGATCATGACCGCGCTCTACTTCCACACCCTCCGGCCACAGGACCGGGTAGCGGTGAAGCCGCACGCGAGCCCCATCTTCCATGCCATCCAGTATCTGCTCGGCGCCCAAACGCGCGAGAAGCTGGAGGCGTTCCGCGCCTATAAGGGCGCCCAGTCCTATCCCTCCCGCACCAAGGATACGGACGACGTGGACTTCTCCACCGGCTCCGTGGGCCTCGGGGTCGCGCAGACGCTGTTCGCCTCGCTGGCGCAGGATTATGTGCGCGCCCACGGCCTCACCGATCGGCCGGAGGGCCGCATGATCGCCCTCGTGGGCGATGCGGAACTGGACGAGGGCAATGTGTTCGAGGCCCTGCTGGAGGGCTGGAAGCACGACGTGCGCAACACCTGGTGGATCGTCGATTACAACCGCCAGAGCCTCGATGCCGTGGTGCGCGAGGGTCTGTACGAGCGCTTCATCGGCATCTTCGAGGCCATGGGCTGGCAGGTGGTCGTGCTCAAATACGGCTCGCTCCAGCAGGCCGCCTTCCGCGAGCCCGGCGGCGAGAAGCTGCGCCACTGGATCGACACCTGCCCGAACGGCGAATATTCCGCCCTCACCTTCCAGGGCGGCGCGGCGTGGCGCAAGCGCCTGATGGATGATCTGGGCGATCAGGGCGACGTGACCCGCCTCGTCGAGGCGCGCTCGGATGCCGAACTCTCCGCCCTGATGACCAATCTGGGCGGACACGACCTGCCGACCATCCTCGACGCCTTCGACGGCATCGACCACGACCGGCCGGTCTGCTTCCTCTGCTACACGGTGAAGGGCTTCGGCCTGCCGCTCGCCGGCCACAAGGACAATCACGCCGGCCTCATGACGCCGACGCAGATGGACACGCTGCGCGCCGCCATGAACATCCGCGCGGGCCATGAGTGGGACCGCTTCGAGGGGCTCACCCTGCCGCCCGCGACGCTGGAGCGTTTCCTGAAGGACGTGCCCTTCCGCCGCGAGGGCACCCGGCGCTATTCCGACGCTGCGCTGGCCGTCCCGTCCATCGCGCCGCCGCCCAATGCCTCGCTCTCCACGCAGGCCGGCTTCGGCCTCATCCTTCAGGATCTGGCGCGGGGCGACAGCGCGCTCGCGAGCCGCATCGTCACAACCTCGCCGGACGTGACCGTCTCCACCAATCTCGGCCCGTGGGTGAACCGGCGCGGCCTCTTCGCCCAGCGGGAGCTGGCGGACGTGTTCAAGCGCGAGCGCATCCCCTCCACCTTCAACTGGGAGTTCTCGCCGGACGGGCAGCACATGGAACTGGGCATCGCCGAGATGAACCTGTTCCTCATGCTCTCGGCCCTCGGCCTCTCCCACTCGCTGTTCGGTGCCCGGCTCATCCCCGTGGGCACGCTCTACGACCCCTTCATCTGCCGGGGTCTCGATGCCCTGAACTATGCCTGCTATCAGGACGCCCGCTTCATCCTCGTGGCCACCCCGTCCGGCATCACGCTGGCGCCGGAGGGCGGAGCGCACCAGTCCATCGCCACCCCGCTCATCGGCATGTCGCAGGATGGGCTTGCCGCCTTCGAGCCGGCCTTCGTGGACGAACTGGCGGTGCTGGTGGAATTCGCCTTCGATTACGTGCAGCGTGACGGCGGCGGCCCGGACGAGGCCCGCAACTGGCTGCGGGACGAGACCGGCGGCTCGGTCTATTTCCGCCTCTCCACCCGCGCGCTGGAACAGCCCCGCCGCGCCTTCACGCAAACCCAGAAGCGGCACATGGTGGACGGCGCCTATTGGCTGCGTGAGCCCGGACCCAACGCGGAGGTGGTGATCGCCGTGCAGGGCGCGCTGGCGCCGGAAGCCATCGAGGCGGTGGGCCTGATCGCCGAGGACCGGCGGGACGTCGGCCTGCTCATGGTCACCTCCGCCGACCGGCTGAACGCCGGCTGGACCGCCGCGTCACGGGCGCGCGAGCAGGGCCATTACAGCGCCGAGAGCCATGTGGAGCGCCTGCTGGCGCCCCTGCCCCGCCATTGCGGGCTGGTGAGCGTGATCGACGGCCATCCCGCGACGCTCGGCTGGCTCGGCTCGGTGATGGGCCACCGGCAGCGGGCGCTGGGTGTCGAGCATTTCGGCCAGACCGGCAGCCTGCAGGATCTCTATCGCCACCATGGCGTCGATGCGGCTGCCATCGTCTCGGCCGCGCAGGCCATCGCGCCCGGCCGCCCCATGCGCCACCTCAGGGCGCTGGGCTGA